The region GTGCAATTCAGCCGCACATACAATTCCCGCGATACGCGCACCAAGGATTTGCTGCTGGGTACAGGAGGCTGGACATTCGGTTTCCAAGGGAAGGTGGAGAGCAGCGGAAACGACACCGTTGTGCGTCTGCCGGACAGCAGCGTCATTTCCTTCAAGGCAGGCGCCAACGGGACCTTCACAGCCAAGGACTCCAGAACAACCCTTGTCAAGAACAGTAACAACACATACAAGCTGACCACAAAAGATCAATACAGCTATGACTTCAACACAGCTGGGTATCTTGTAAAGATGAACGATCCGAACGGGAACGCAATCACCGTCACAGTGGACAGCACCGGCCGCCCAACATCGGTGCAAGATCAATCTGGACGGACGGCAACGATTGCCTACACAGGCAGCTACATCAGCAGCATCACTGATGCCGCCAATCGGCAGGTCGTGTATTCATACACAAGCAATCGGCTTTCGAGCGTCAAGGATCCGTCCGGATATTACACCTATTACACCTATGACACAAATGGGTATTTGGCATCCGTAAAAGATCACAACCAGAACACCATAGAGAGTTTCACACACGAAGTTGTGGGTCAGGAGACACTGAAAAAGCTGAAGACCATGACGACGGCCTATAGCAACACGACCACGTACAAATATGACTGGGTGGAAGGCAGCGTCAGGACGCAGGACAGCAATGGCCGCACGGAGACCACATACTTCGATAAGGCGCTGTATCCGATCCGCGTCATAGACGCGGGCGGACGACAGAGCCGCATCACATATCATCTGGACAACGGGATCAACCGTTGGGGCGAACGTGCGTCCGAGACGGATCGCAATGGGAATACAACATATTATGAGTACGACACAAGGGGCAATGTGACAAAAGTCGTCAACCCGGACATGGGTTTCCGCACATACACGTATGACAGCAAGAACAACGTGACAAAAGAAGTGGACGAAGAGGGCCAGACGACATACTACCAGTATGACACAAAGGGGAATATGACGCTGAAGGCCAGACGGAAAGCGGGCACACAGGATTATTCGTCATCCGCGACGCAGTCGAATTTTGCGATTTCAAAGTATACATACAACAGCCAAGGATTCATGACAGCTGCATTGCCGGCCGGTTATTCAACAACATCGACTGGAAGTTATCCATATCTATATTCATACAATGCATATGGGCAGCGAACAATGCAGACAACAGATTTCATTCAAGGCACAACATACGGACAACGAATCATTACCGAATATCTCTCTTATGTCCGCACGAACTATACATATAATACAGTAGGAATGCTTACAAATACTTCCGTGATGAAGTATGGTTGGGCTCTTGAATATTTTTTCAGCGACGGCCCTGAGTCTGGTACATTTGCTGAGGATACAGAAGTTTACAGTACTACAGATTATTATTATGATAAAAATGGAAGACTTCTGAAGATAATCTATACAGACGGCAGTGTTGATCGGACAATATATGACTATCAAGGGAATATTACGAAGCAGATTTCTCCGAAGTACTATTCGACATCATCAGACAGCGCCGTATTTGATGCACAGCACATCATGAGCAACAATGGGAGTTATACAGCAACTGTCAATACGACTCGTTATCTGTACGCCGGCAACGGCATATTGGCATCGGAGACGAATCCGCTGGGATATGTGACGACATACACTGTATACAACCTCTATGGAAACCTCATGCAGAAGACCATGCCGAATGGCGCCGTATATCTGTATGAGTATGACAGTTTAGATAGACTGACAAAAGAGAGTTTCAAAGAGACGTCAAATGCTTCAGCATCTACGCTCTTTACATATACATATGGAATTTCCGGAGGAAAGACACTGCAGACAGAGAAGCGGTATCTGACCTCCTCCTCGACAGCATCCACCGTATACACTTATGACTGGGCCGGACGTTTACTTACGAAGCAAAACCCGACGGGCGGCGGAACATTTGCAAACGGATACTACAAGAATGGTTTGTTGAAAACAGCGGAAGATGCCAGAGGATATATCGCTTTATACAAATATGATCCTCTTGGCCGTATGACAGAGCGGCGTGCGCCGACTGTCAATAACACGACATATGCATTGACAAAATGGACATATTCCGATATAAATGATCAAGTAGCCAGTGAATTGAGATACATAGAAAATCAAACAAGTGCCTCTGAAACTGGGACGTCTGTCGCAACAAATTATACATACAGCACCTTGAAGGGTTGGCTGACCGCTCAGACGGACAGTTCTGGCAGAAGTATCAGTTACTCATATGATGCTTATGGAAACCTCATACGAGAGAACATTTCAAATAAAAGAACAGAGTACACCTACAACAATATGAACCGCGTCATAAAGAAGACGGAATATTTACAGACAAAAGACACAACGGCGGGATCCACCTCAACGAGCAACGTTTCCTTGGAAACAGTCTATACCTATGACCTAAATGGGAATCTTCTCACAGAGAAAAATCCCAACAATATCACCACCACCTACACCTATGACGCCATGAACCGGCAAACAGGCGTGAGCTATCCGAATTACAATGAGAGCAATTCCTCGGTGACGGTGACGACGTCTCAGACATACAACAACATGGGCCTTGTGAGTACGCAGACGGATGAACGAGGGAAAGTTACGTCACTCAGCTATGACAAGCGCGGTCGTCTGCTCAGCACCACCTATCCGGACGGCGGAATCGCCGCCTATGCCTACGACGTGGGCGGCCGGATAATCGCGCAGGTCTCGCCGGGAAACTATGAATCCGGAAAAACGGCAGATCAGATGAGCTACCAAACGGTCTACACCTATGACGCCATGGACAGGGTCAAGACGACAGGTTTTAAAAAGACGACGACTACAACCCTCGAAACGCTGACCTACGATAATGCGGGCAACGTCCTGACGCGCAAAAATGCCATGAACAACACAACCAGCTACACCTACGACGCGGCAAACCGGCTGGTCACGACTACGCACCCCTCGTCCCTCGGCACAAACACGAACGCCTACGACGCGCTGGGGCGCGTAACCCAGACCACAAACGAAAAAGGCGTCGTGAGCCAATACACCTACGACGACGCGGACAACCTATTGACACAGAGCGTCGCCACGACCGCCGGCGCGGTGACGGTGCTCACCAACACGTATGACAAACTCGGGAACGTCCTCACAAGCACGGACGCCAACGGCAGCGTGACGACAAACACATACAACGAGATGGGCTGGCTGCGTACGACCACACTGCCGGAAGACGACAGTGTCCCCGCAAATACAGTCACCTACTGCTACGACAAAGTGGGAAATATTGCAAACACACGGGACGGCCTGAGCCGTGAGCAGATCTGCACCTACGACAACATGGGCCGGGTGCGCACTGCCAAGGAGCAGCAGGTGGGCGGCACGCAGGCGATCATCACCTCGACGCGGTACGACAAAGCGGGCAACCCCGTGTACGTGTATGACGGCCGGAACAACATGACGACGTACACCTACGACAACAGAAACCGGGTTCTGACGGTCAAGAACCCCAAAAATCAGACGACGACGTACACCTACGACTTAAATGGGAACAAACTGTCGGAGACGGATTGGCGCGGCAACAAGTATGAGTATGTGTACGACGAACGGGACCGGCTGACGGAGAAACGGGATCCATTCAAGAGCACGGCCAACCCGCAGGGAAATCTCATAGAGCTGTTGGAGTACGACAACAACGACCGGCAGATCAAATCCACGGACGCGCTGGGGCATAGCAAAACGTTCACCTACGACGCGCGGGGGCGGCTGCTGTCAACGACGGAACCGCTGACGTCCACGGTCAGCTACACGACGTCGCAGACCTACGACGGCGTGGGCAATGTGCTGACAAAGACGGACGGCAACGGCAAGGCGACGCGCTTCCAATACGACGAACGCAACCGGCTGACGACAGTCAAGGACCACAACAACGTGCTGCTATCGGCCTACACCTACGACAACGCCGGCAACCTGCTGGCCCAGGTGGACAGTGAGGCTAGGGTGACGCCCTACAGCTACAACGCCCGCAACCTGCCCGTCACCCGCCGCGACCCGGAAATTCCCTCCATCCACCTCCTGGAGGGGGTGGATGTGGATGGAACTGCCAAGACGGTGAGCTTTACCTACCGGGCGGATGGCACAGTGGCCACGGAGACGGACCGCAGCGGCGTGACGACAATATTTGCCTATGACATCCACGGTCGGACCCTGAGCAAGACGGCGGGCGGCAGCACAATTTCCTACACCTACGACGCAAACGCAAACCTGCTGACGATGACGGACGGCACAGGCACCACTACACGGACCTACGACGCGCTGAACCGTGTGCTGACCAAAACGGCGCCGAACACAGGGACCATCACCTACACCTACGACGTCACCTCCGGGATGGCGACCGGGACCTGGGGCGAGCAGAGCGTGGACACCAAGGGGAACACCGTGGTAAAGGTGTACGACCAAGCCGGCCGCCTGAGCCAGGTGAAACACGCGAGCCAGACGACAACATACGCCTATCTGGACAACGGCGCGCTGCAGAAGGTGACGTACCCCGGCGGGGCATATGAGGAGTACACTTACTACGACGACAACAAGCTGCACACGCTCACAAACAAGAAGGCAAACGGAAGCATCCTAGACGCATACAACTACGCCTACGACGGCGCGGGCAACCGGACGCAAATCCTGGACGGACACGGGACGACGACGTACACCTACGACGTGCTGAACCGTCTTCTCACCGCGACGGAACCGGACGGACGCGTGACGGCATACACCTACGACGGCTCCGGCAACCGAACCTCAGAGACAATAACACAGAGCGGCCAAAGCACCGTCACCACCTACCAATACAATGAACAGAACCGACTGACGGCCACGGAAACGGAGCAGCCGGACGACATCGTGCGCCTTGTGGACTTCTACTACGACAACAACGGCAACATGGTGGGCCGCACAAGCGCCCTGCTGACGGACAGCACATCCGCCGCGGTTCTGTCTCTCTCCGAGACAGAGGACGAGGCGGCCCTGTACGACTACGATGTGTGGAACAACATGATTTCCTCCACGGTGGATGGAGAGACGACGACACACACCTACAATGGCGACGGCCTGCGCGTGAGCAAGACGGCAAACGGCTTGACAACACGGTACGCCTACGAATATACTGAGGTTGTACTGGAACTGGACGGCAGCGGAAACCAGAAGGCACTGAACGTCCGCGGGCACAAGCTGCTATCGCGCGTAACGTCTGCCGGCTCATCATGGTTTATGTACAACGGCCACGGAGACGTGACGGCCCTGGTGGACGGAGCGAACACGGTCCAGGCGACATACTACTACGATGCGTTCGGCGTACACAAGGAACAGACCGGCACAGCGAATAACCCCTACCGCTACAATGGGTATACATTCGACGAAGAGAGCGGCCTGTACTACCTGAAGTCACGCTTCTACGACCCGGAGCTGGCCCGATTCATGCAGGAGGACACGTATCGGGGGGACCCCGTAGACCCGTTGAGTTTGAACCTGTACACCTATGTGAGCAACAATCCGTTGGTGTATTGGGATCCCACGGGGCATTGGTCGGTAACTGGCGAACCTGATAATGACTGGGTGCCGGATCGCCATCTTGCCTACGGGATTCAGATGCGGTTAATTGCATTAACTTCTGCATATTATGCGGCCGAAACCGATGCTGAACGACAAAGGATCAGTGAAGAATCTGATAAATTGCGCAAAAGTAAAAACAACCTTCAAACAGCCAGCAACTCTCAAGGCTACTCGCAAGGCCTTATTGATATGTTGGAAAGGCTGGAAGAAAGGTATGCGGACTTGTGGGATGAGCACGCTATAGGAAAAAGATCAGGAAGCAATGTGACGGCGGTTGAATGGTTTAATATAGTGCTTCCATACGCGGGCATTACATGGGAACCAGGAAATGTAAGTAATGGCTGGGAAATCTCGCTTGCCTTCAATAACAAGGACACCACAGCTACCGCGACTGTAACAAGGAATAAATCAACAAACACTGTTTCTGTATCTTCAAGGTTTCACTCTCCCCAATCTTCGCCTGGTAAATCGCCTGGGACATCAACCCCAACGACACCGTCGTTGACACTACCGCCTTGGACAGGGTTGCAAACGCCGTTGCAGACTACGAATCCTCCGAATTTTAGACCACCGACCACAAAACTTGGAACAGATTATGTGCTCAGGATTTTGAATGACATTGGATGGCAAAATGCAAGCAGATCCATGGCCGAAGAGTTGGCGGAAATCCTTGAGCTGTATGGCATTACAACAAAGGAAAGCATAGCTTTATTCTTGGCGACATGTGCTCATGAAAGCGACTATGGAAGCTTGATTTTGGAGAACGGCACTGATACATATTTTGCAGGGAAAAAATATGGAAAAAATGCGCGCGGCGTTGGATATATCCAACTGACATGGCCAGAGAATCATTTGGAGTTTCTCAGATACAAAGGGGACAGCTATAGCGGACAAGAGACGGCACAACATATTTATGAAAATTATAACCCGTGGGAGATTTCTGCTTACACCTGGACCATCGTTGAACACCCAAGCGTATTAAATGATTATGTCAATCAATATGGGGTAGGAGAAAATGTCTTTCTCGTGACACAGTACTATATTAACGGATGGCTTGACGGCGGCGGTGATGATTTATCGGCCATAAGGAAGGGGACTCCATATGAAATTAAGAATGGCCGCCTCTATGTCAATGGACATGATTATCGTTTGCCAAATGGCTGGGAGAATCGTATGAAGGTTTACGACAATGTGATGAAAAATTATTATAACAAGTAAGAGGATGATTTTTATGAAGAGATTTTCTGCCATTTTAGTATCTGGGATCTTGATTGCTCTTCTAGGGATCTCATGTAAAGATTCCAACATGAGAGTGAATCCAAATCGTGGGACAGCGCCAAATTTATATAAAGAGACATTTCAAGTCACTGATAACTATAGCTTTGAATACCTGCAAATCACAGGACTTGAGGATGAGGAAAGACAAAATAAAATCAATCAGGCCCTGAAAGAGGCATCCACCGGGTGGGTGGTAGATAACATTGTTGATGCGGAATATGTAAAATCTACAGTGCTTTTTCAATCCGAACAGTATCTTTGTGTTTCTCAGACATTCTATTTCCCCGAGGAAAGGATAGATTCAGATCGCGAGATTTGCTTCATTATAGACCTAAAAAATGGCGAAAGGGTATTCTTGGATGATCTGGTGGAAGTCAATGATGCTTTTGTAGAGAAATTTCAGCATGGAGATATCCTCTATGCTACAGGAGACTTTGATCCAGGAGAGGCCACTCCATTTATACGGGATCAATATAGAACAGACCCACCTGAAGATGTTCTTGATAAGTTGCAGAAGTGTTCTATTGACCCAAAAGAAACCATACGCGAAGAAGGGCTCACCCCCTTTATAAATTATGCCTACATCAATGCTTCCGGGCAATTGTGCTTTAGCTTTTTCCCAAGCACGACAGCGGCTGAGATTTTTGTCTTTCTCGATGACATTGAAGAATTCCTGAAAGTGGAGAAATGGTAGTGCTGACAATGTCAGTTCCGCGCCGTCGCAGACGTACCACGATGTGGACGAGGGCGCCAAGGCACAGCGAGCCTCATCACCTACCGAGCGGACGATGTCGCAACGACGGAGACAGACCGCAACGGTGTGACCACGACCTACACCTACGACATCCATGGCCGGACACTGAGCAAGGCGGCGGGTGACAGCACAATTTCCTACACCTACGACGCAAACGCGAACCTGCTGACGATGACGGACGACACGGGCACCACCACACGGACGTACGACGCGCTGAACCGCGTGCTGACCAAAACAGCGCCGAACACGGGGACCATTACCTACACCTACGACGTCACCTCCGGGATGGCGACCGGGACCTGGGGCGAGCAGAGCGTGGACACCAAGGGGAACACCGTGGTAAAAGTGTACGACCAAGCCGGCCGCCTGAGCCAGGTGAAGCACGCGAGCCAGACGACGGCATACGCCTATCTGGACAACGGCGCGCTGCAGAAGGTGACGTACCCCGGCGGGGCGTACGAGGAATACACTTACTACGACAACAACAAGCTGCACACGCTCACAAATAAGAAGGCAAACGGAAGCATCCTAGACGCATACAACTACGCCTACGATGGTGCGGGCAACCGGACGCAGATCCTGGACGGGCACGGGACGACGACGTACACCTACGACGTGCTGAATCGCCTGCTCACCGCGACGGAACCGGACGGACGCGTGACGGCATACACCTACGACGGCTCCGGCAACCGAACCTCAGAGACAATAACACAGAGCGGCCAAAGTGTCACAACCACCTACCAATATAACGAACAGAGCCGGCTGACGGCTACAGAGACGGAACAGCCGGACGACATTGTGTGCCTTGTGGACTTCTTTCTACTACGATAACAACGGCAACATGGTGGGCCGCACAAGCGCCCTGCTGACATCAAACAATCCCTACCGCTACAGCAGGTATATGTTTGACGAAGAGAGCGGCCTGTATCATCTGAAGAAAACCAGAAAATTCCATATTATGTGACTACAAGAAAATACCACGAAATGGCTGCGCAACCGTTCCAACTGCTGCGGTTGCGCTCTTCTATGCTGTTAAACTCGGGGTATGCCTGTGTTCTGAGTCAGGCAAAAATTTTCGACCAAGGACTGTTTTCCGCGCGCGCGTCCTATGATATACTAAATATCGTACAGAATCGTATCATCCCGCGCGGAGATTGGGGACGCGGGGTGGGATAGGGAGGCGGAAAACCGTGAAAAACCGGGTGACCGTGAGCATTGCGGGGCAGGAGTTCGCTCTGCTGACGGAGGAAGACGAACAGTACGTGCAGCGCGTGGCCAGCCGGGTGGACAACGAGATCACCGGCATTGCCCGGCACATGCGAGGTTCCAGTGCGAACATCGCGGTGCTGGCGGCCATCAACTTGGCGGAGCAGGCCCTGCGCGCGCAGGAGACGGCCGACAACCTGCGCGAACAGATCAAAGGCTGCCTGGAGGAGGCGGCCCGGTTCAAGGCCGAGGCCGCCGAGCTGCGCCGGGAGAACACCCGCCTCAAGAAGGCGCAGTAGCGCGCCCGTGGAGATCTTGGCGCCGGCCGGCGGCCCGGCCTGCGTGACGGCCGCGGTGCAAAACGGGGCCGACGCGATCTATTTGGGCTATGGCGATTTCCACGCCAGACAGGGCGCCGCCGGATTCTCCGCCGAGGAGCTGCGCGCGGCGCTCGCCTACTGCCGGGTGCGCGGCGTGCGCGTTTACGCCGCGCTCAATACGTTGCTGACCGACCGGGAACTGCCCCGGGCGGCGGCGCTGACGCGCGAACTCTACGAGGTCGGCGTGGACGCGCTGCTTGTGCAGGACTTGGGCGTACTGCGCGTCGTGAAACGCGTGGCCCCGGACTTGCCGGTGCACGCCTCCACACAGATGAGCGTGCACAATCTCGAGGGGGTGCGGCAGGCCCATGCGTTGGGCTGCGACCGCGTGGTGCTGGCCCGCGAGCTCACCCGCGAGCAGATCGCCCACATCGCCGCGCACAGCCCCATCGAGGTGGAGGTCTTTGTCCACGGGGCGCTGTGCTTTGCCTACTCCGGCCAGTGTTATATGAGCGCCGCGATCGGTGCGCGCAGCGGCAACCGGGGCGAATGCGCCGGCCCCTGCCGCCTGCCTTACGGGATGAACCTGCGCGCCTCAGACGAATACCCACTGTCGCTGAAGGACCTCTCCCTTGTGGATCACATGGAGGAACTGGCGCGCCTCGGCGTCGCCTGCGCGAAGATCGAGGGGCGGCTGCGGCGGCCGGAGTATGTGGCGCTGGCCAGCCGGGTGCTCTCGGAGGCGCTGTGCGGCCGGCGCCCCTCGCCCGGCGACCGCGCGGCGCTGGAGAGCGTCTTCTCCCGCCAGGGCTTTACCGACGGGTACTACACGGGGCGGCTCGGACCCGGTATGTTCGGTGTGCACCGCCCGGCGCCGCCCGACCGGCAAAACAAACTGTACGCCCGGCTGCGCGCGGACTGCGAGAGCACCGGAGAGCGCCAGCGGGTGCCGGTGCGTTTTGCCTGCCTGCTGACGCCCGCCCGCCCGGCCATGCTGGGCGTCGAGGATGATGACGGCCATACGGTCGCCGTGGAGGGGCCCGTGCCAGACGCCGCTCTCTCCCGCGCGGTGCCGGAGGCTGTTGTGAATACCCAGCTCTACAAGACCGGGGGCACGCCGTACCGCTGCGCGGAGGCGCGCACACGGGTGGAGGGGGCGCTGTCGCTCCCGCTGTCGGCCATCAACGATATGCGGCGCGAAGCGCTGGACAGGCTCACCGCGCTGCGTGCCCGGCCGCCCGCGCGCCTAGGCGGGGTCTGGAAGCCGGGCCCTGCCGCGCTGCCGCGCCGGACGCCGCCGACCCTCACGGTCCAGGTGTCTCGCGCGGAGCAGGTAACGCCCGATCTGCTCGCGCTGTCGCCGGCGCTGCTCTACGCGCCGCTGGCCGCGCTCGCGGAGGCGGAGATATGGAAAAAACTGGAATTCTTTGTCGCGGCGGGCCTGTCGGTGGCGGCGGTACTGCCCCGCATCATTGTGGATGACGAGTGGCCGGCGGTGGGTGCTCTGCTTGAGCGGGCGGCCGCGCGGGGCGTGCGCGCGGTGCTGGCGGGCAACCTGGGGCACGTCGCGCCGGCGCGCGAGCGCGGCTTTGCAGTTCGGGGCGACTTTGGCCTGAACGTCTTCAACACCCAGACGCTCCGGACATGGAAACAGGCGGGGCTGCGGTCCGCCGCGCTGTCCTTCGAGCTCAATCTGGCGCAGGTGCGCGACCTGTCCCACAGCATGGACACCGAGTTGATCGTCTATGGGCGTCTGCCGCTGATGGTCACGGCCCAGTGCCTGATGAAGGACCGGGCGGGCCGCTGTGCCTGTGAAAACCGTCTGGAACTGGTGGATAGGACCGGCGCGCGCTTCCCGGTGCTGCGTGAGACCCGCTGCCGCAGCGTGCTCTGCAACGCGCGCAAGCTCTTTTTGGCCGACAAGCGGGCGGATTGGCAGTCGCTGGGGCTTTGGGGTGCGCGGCTCCTGTTTACCACCGAAAACCCGCGCGAGTGCGTGCGGGTCGCCGAGCGTTACCTGGGCCGGGGGACATACGAACCCAACGACTTCACCCGCGGCCTCTACTACCGGAACGTCCGCGCCCGCAAGCCGCGGTGACGGGCCGATCGAGGGGACGTCGCCGGTCTGTCAGTCTATTGGTCCTTGCGCTCGGATATAATAAGATGGTATAATCCCAAAAGAGCGTGCGGCGGCCGGCGCCGAAGAGGAGGAATCGCTTTGCCCATCCACTTTGTGGAGATCGACGGCCTCAGGGTGCGGTACAGCGACGAGGGCCGGGGGCCGAACTTGCTGTTCCTGCACGGCTGGGGCGCCGGGTTCGAGGCGTACAGACCGCTGCTCAGCCGGCTCGCGGAACACCACCGCGTCGTGGCGCCCGATCTGCCGGGCGCCGGTTCCTCCCA is a window of Oscillospiraceae bacterium DNA encoding:
- a CDS encoding cell division protein ZapA produces the protein MKNRVTVSIAGQEFALLTEEDEQYVQRVASRVDNEITGIARHMRGSSANIAVLAAINLAEQALRAQETADNLREQIKGCLEEAARFKAEAAELRRENTRLKKAQ
- a CDS encoding U32 family peptidase, with the protein product MEILAPAGGPACVTAAVQNGADAIYLGYGDFHARQGAAGFSAEELRAALAYCRVRGVRVYAALNTLLTDRELPRAAALTRELYEVGVDALLVQDLGVLRVVKRVAPDLPVHASTQMSVHNLEGVRQAHALGCDRVVLARELTREQIAHIAAHSPIEVEVFVHGALCFAYSGQCYMSAAIGARSGNRGECAGPCRLPYGMNLRASDEYPLSLKDLSLVDHMEELARLGVACAKIEGRLRRPEYVALASRVLSEALCGRRPSPGDRAALESVFSRQGFTDGYYTGRLGPGMFGVHRPAPPDRQNKLYARLRADCESTGERQRVPVRFACLLTPARPAMLGVEDDDGHTVAVEGPVPDAALSRAVPEAVVNTQLYKTGGTPYRCAEARTRVEGALSLPLSAINDMRREALDRLTALRARPPARLGGVWKPGPAALPRRTPPTLTVQVSRAEQVTPDLLALSPALLYAPLAALAEAEIWKKLEFFVAAGLSVAAVLPRIIVDDEWPAVGALLERAAARGVRAVLAGNLGHVAPARERGFAVRGDFGLNVFNTQTLRTWKQAGLRSAALSFELNLAQVRDLSHSMDTELIVYGRLPLMVTAQCLMKDRAGRCACENRLELVDRTGARFPVLRETRCRSVLCNARKLFLADKRADWQSLGLWGARLLFTTENPRECVRVAERYLGRGTYEPNDFTRGLYYRNVRARKPR